Proteins encoded within one genomic window of Gloeobacter kilaueensis JS1:
- a CDS encoding FG-GAP repeat domain-containing protein: MSDEAGYGPLAQKIGRWLGLAVTLLVGAGPVGAQTRLLAPRTFAAQPPSVDAVLADIDKDGDLDVVTANFTTDTVSVLKSDGAGGFAAPANFAAGDSPFAVAVGDIDGDGDQDIVAANSFTEYTVSILKNNGTGSFSAPTAFAINGSSEDVALADLDKDGDLDIVASSPLEDTVSVLKNNGSGSFSAPTNLAVGTKPVRLALGDVDKDGDVDIVTVNPYSSNVSVLKNAGNATFGAAVNFAAVSGNNRPYALVLGDIDKDGDLDIITGNYIGLFGVPDDEKVLVLKNNGTGSFSLTSAIAVADDNSPSSLALGDVDRDGDVDIVFSSYGGSVSVLKNNGGAFAQILFAAADGPRSVVLGDVDKDGDLDAVTANSDFTANLDASNVSVLANAGDGTFISFKSYAADFGPRAVAAGDIDNDGDLDVLVANINQDTLSVLKNNGGVLAAPTNVVLGGVDPESLAVGDIDKDGDLDAVTANSTSNNVSVLKNNGTGSFTAATVPAGDGASAVALADVDKDGDLDIVVANRDDNTVLVLKNNGTGSFAAAGSFAAGTGPVSVALGDVDKDGDLDIVAATYNRQEVLKNNGSGSFAAPTVVGPGADQVALADVDKDSDLDIVSASSYYGNVRLLRNNGNGAFTAVTPINIVDRPYSLAVGDIDRDGDLDVITANYESDNVSVLVNNGSGSFSAPVSFATGHGPKSVALADLDRDGDQDVVTANRDSDNASVLKNATGPIADFTGDGKPDILWRYQGGGSKQGFVQIWQMNGTSYVTAIALNTVSDLNWQIGGTADFSGDGKTDILWRYQGGGSKQGLNQIWQMNGTSYVTSISLPNLNDLNWQMAATGDFSGDGKPDILWRNYVTGQNMLWQMNGTSYVSAISLNSVSDLNWRIVGAGDFTGDGKPDILWRYQGGGSKQGSVQVWQMNGTSYVASLALKSESDLSWQIGGVADFTGDGEPDILWRYQGGGSKQGSVQIWQMNGIVYGSSVALNTVSDLNWRIRGPR, translated from the coding sequence ATGTCAGATGAGGCGGGGTACGGGCCTCTTGCCCAGAAGATCGGTCGCTGGTTGGGTCTGGCGGTGACGCTTCTGGTCGGAGCAGGTCCGGTGGGAGCGCAGACGCGGCTATTAGCCCCGCGCACCTTTGCCGCCCAGCCACCCAGCGTCGATGCAGTGCTGGCAGACATCGATAAGGACGGCGATCTCGATGTCGTCACCGCCAACTTCACCACCGATACCGTCTCGGTCCTTAAAAGTGATGGAGCAGGTGGTTTTGCGGCCCCGGCCAATTTTGCTGCGGGCGATTCGCCTTTTGCCGTCGCCGTCGGGGACATAGATGGCGATGGGGATCAAGATATCGTCGCGGCCAACTCGTTTACGGAGTACACAGTCAGTATTCTCAAAAACAACGGCACGGGCAGCTTCTCTGCTCCGACGGCCTTTGCGATCAACGGCAGTTCAGAAGATGTCGCCCTCGCGGATCTCGACAAGGATGGCGACCTCGACATCGTCGCCAGCAGTCCCCTCGAAGATACGGTCTCCGTACTCAAGAACAACGGCAGTGGCAGCTTCTCTGCGCCCACCAACCTGGCTGTCGGTACCAAACCGGTCAGACTGGCACTCGGGGATGTGGACAAAGACGGCGATGTGGATATCGTCACCGTCAACCCCTACTCCAGCAACGTCTCGGTGCTCAAGAACGCTGGTAACGCGACATTCGGCGCGGCTGTCAACTTTGCAGCGGTGAGCGGCAATAACCGTCCGTACGCGCTGGTGCTGGGCGACATCGACAAAGACGGCGACCTCGATATCATCACTGGCAACTACATCGGGCTTTTCGGTGTGCCGGACGACGAAAAAGTGCTGGTGCTCAAGAACAACGGCACCGGTTCTTTTAGCCTTACCAGCGCGATCGCTGTCGCTGACGACAATTCCCCCAGTTCACTGGCGCTGGGAGATGTCGATCGAGACGGGGATGTGGATATCGTCTTCTCCAGCTACGGCGGCAGCGTTTCGGTGCTCAAAAACAACGGCGGTGCCTTCGCTCAGATCCTCTTTGCGGCAGCAGACGGCCCGCGCTCGGTAGTTTTGGGCGATGTCGATAAAGATGGCGACCTCGACGCGGTGACCGCCAACTCCGACTTCACCGCCAACCTCGATGCCAGCAACGTCTCGGTCCTGGCCAACGCCGGAGACGGCACGTTCATCAGCTTCAAAAGCTACGCAGCCGACTTCGGCCCACGGGCTGTGGCAGCAGGCGACATCGACAATGACGGCGATCTCGATGTGCTAGTTGCCAACATCAACCAGGACACCCTGAGCGTGCTTAAAAACAACGGCGGCGTCCTCGCTGCTCCGACGAACGTTGTTCTAGGAGGGGTCGATCCAGAGTCGCTGGCCGTGGGCGATATCGACAAAGACGGCGACCTCGACGCCGTAACCGCCAACAGCACCTCCAACAACGTGTCCGTACTTAAAAACAACGGCACCGGTTCGTTTACAGCAGCCACCGTTCCGGCAGGCGACGGGGCGAGCGCCGTTGCCCTGGCAGACGTAGATAAAGACGGCGACCTCGATATCGTCGTGGCCAACCGCGACGACAACACCGTGCTGGTGCTCAAGAACAACGGCACCGGTAGTTTTGCAGCCGCAGGCAGCTTTGCTGCTGGTACAGGTCCAGTGTCGGTGGCTTTGGGTGACGTAGACAAAGATGGGGATCTCGATATCGTTGCTGCTACCTACAACAGGCAGGAGGTGCTCAAAAATAACGGCAGTGGCAGTTTCGCCGCTCCGACGGTCGTTGGCCCCGGCGCGGATCAAGTTGCCCTGGCAGATGTAGACAAAGACAGCGACCTCGATATAGTGAGCGCCAGCAGCTACTACGGCAATGTCCGGCTATTGCGCAACAACGGCAACGGTGCGTTCACAGCCGTTACTCCGATCAACATTGTGGATCGGCCTTATTCTCTGGCTGTGGGAGATATCGATCGAGACGGCGATCTCGATGTGATTACAGCCAACTACGAGTCCGACAATGTGTCAGTACTCGTAAATAACGGCAGTGGCAGCTTCAGCGCACCGGTGAGCTTTGCAACCGGTCACGGACCCAAATCGGTCGCTCTAGCCGATCTAGATAGAGACGGCGATCAGGATGTGGTGACTGCCAACCGCGATTCTGACAATGCCTCGGTCTTGAAGAACGCAACCGGGCCAATTGCCGATTTTACCGGCGACGGCAAGCCAGATATTCTCTGGCGCTATCAGGGGGGGGGTTCCAAGCAGGGCTTTGTCCAAATCTGGCAGATGAATGGCACCAGTTACGTCACCGCCATCGCTCTCAATACGGTCAGCGACCTCAACTGGCAGATCGGGGGCACCGCCGATTTTAGTGGCGACGGCAAGACCGATATTCTCTGGCGCTATCAGGGGGGCGGTTCTAAGCAGGGGCTCAACCAGATCTGGCAGATGAACGGTACGAGTTACGTTACTTCGATTTCGCTACCGAACCTGAACGATCTCAACTGGCAGATGGCGGCGACGGGCGATTTTAGTGGCGACGGCAAGCCGGATATTCTCTGGCGCAACTATGTGACTGGCCAGAACATGCTCTGGCAGATGAACGGTACCAGTTATGTTTCTGCGATCAGCCTCAACTCGGTCAGCGACCTTAACTGGCGGATCGTCGGCGCGGGTGATTTTACAGGCGACGGCAAACCGGATATTCTCTGGCGCTATCAAGGAGGGGGTAGCAAGCAGGGCTCTGTCCAGGTCTGGCAGATGAATGGCACAAGTTACGTCGCTTCTTTAGCTTTGAAGAGTGAAAGCGATCTGAGCTGGCAGATTGGCGGTGTGGCAGATTTCACCGGCGACGGCGAGCCGGATATTCTCTGGCGCTATCAAGGCGGCGGCAGTAAACAGGGCTCTGTCCAGATCTGGCAGATGAATGGCATAGTCTATGGATCGTCGGTGGCCCTGAATACGGTGAGCGACCTCAACTGGCGGATTAGAGGACCGCGATAG
- a CDS encoding serine hydrolase domain-containing protein — MDWTNLGRAGISAALAGMLAGGAYPLAAADCRDCRVAQQVPQNRFEQAAAYAMATGGVALMILQGDRVVFEQYAPGFDSNTPHILASGTKSFSGVIAAAAVQDGLLDFDERVSDTLTEWKADPLKARMTVRQLLSLESGLGKAGRGGHPVSFAQAVQVPAVAPPATAFDYNPVNFQAFGELMRRKLAPRREQPLAYLQRRVFDPMGLSVSQWRTTDDNDPDLPGGGVMSARDWARFGLFLKNGGSWQGRQIIERKYLQQCFVRSPLNPAYGLSFWLNAPSSTGRSQRSNPVGGVGPLDLFMAAGAGGQRLYVIPSQDMVVVRFATLGAGRGRGGGRMFGQGGAGSGGRFFDSQFIQLLFPGSTG; from the coding sequence ATGGATTGGACAAACTTGGGCAGGGCAGGCATATCGGCGGCACTGGCAGGGATGCTTGCAGGAGGAGCCTACCCACTGGCGGCGGCAGATTGCAGGGATTGCCGGGTGGCGCAGCAGGTGCCCCAGAACCGATTCGAGCAGGCGGCAGCCTACGCGATGGCGACGGGAGGCGTTGCCCTGATGATCCTCCAGGGCGATCGGGTTGTCTTTGAGCAGTACGCCCCCGGCTTCGACAGCAATACGCCCCACATCCTGGCAAGCGGCACCAAGAGCTTTTCGGGGGTGATCGCCGCCGCTGCTGTCCAGGACGGCCTGCTCGACTTTGACGAGCGGGTGAGCGACACGCTCACCGAGTGGAAGGCGGACCCACTCAAGGCGCGGATGACTGTCCGTCAGTTGCTCAGCCTCGAAAGCGGGTTGGGCAAAGCCGGGCGGGGTGGCCATCCGGTTTCCTTTGCCCAGGCGGTGCAGGTACCGGCTGTTGCTCCTCCCGCTACGGCCTTCGACTACAACCCGGTCAATTTTCAAGCCTTTGGCGAGTTGATGCGGCGCAAGCTCGCTCCCCGACGCGAGCAGCCCCTCGCCTACCTGCAGCGGCGCGTCTTCGACCCGATGGGCCTCTCGGTCTCCCAGTGGCGGACCACCGACGACAACGACCCGGATCTGCCCGGTGGCGGCGTGATGAGCGCCCGCGACTGGGCCAGATTTGGACTTTTTCTCAAAAACGGCGGCAGCTGGCAGGGCCGTCAGATTATCGAGCGCAAGTACCTCCAGCAGTGCTTTGTCCGCTCGCCCCTCAACCCGGCCTACGGCCTTTCCTTCTGGCTCAACGCCCCCAGCAGCACGGGCCGCAGCCAGCGCAGCAACCCGGTGGGGGGCGTGGGTCCACTGGATCTCTTTATGGCCGCCGGAGCAGGCGGACAGCGGCTCTACGTCATTCCATCCCAGGACATGGTCGTCGTGCGCTTTGCCACCCTTGGGGCGGGTCGGGGCCGGGGAGGAGGCCGAATGTTCGGCCAGGGCGGAGCTGGTAGTGGCGGTCGCTTCTTCGACAGCCAGTTCATTCAGCTGTTGTTCCCTGGCAGTACCGGCTGA
- a CDS encoding alpha/beta fold hydrolase, with translation MTTYRSVSIDGLDIFYREAGSRSNPTILLLHGFPTSSHMFRHLIPALADRFHLVAPDYPGYGNSSMPTVNEFDYTFDRIAEIVEKFIAAIDLKNYSLYVMDYGAPVGYRIATKYPERVQALIVQNGNAYEEGLREFWEPIKAYWHDRSSENADKLGHLFTLEATKWQYTNGVRNLEKISPDTWTIDQLFLDRPGNKEIQLALFYSYGTNPPLYPQWQEYFRQYQPPTLIVWGKNDYIFPVEGAYPYQRDLKDVELHLLDTGHFALEEEGETIANYIRQFFGARLQPILA, from the coding sequence ATGACTACCTACCGCTCAGTCTCAATCGATGGTTTGGACATCTTCTACCGTGAAGCTGGCTCCCGCAGTAACCCCACGATTCTGCTGTTACATGGCTTCCCAACTTCCTCTCATATGTTCCGCCATTTGATTCCTGCCCTGGCCGATCGCTTTCATCTTGTTGCCCCTGACTATCCAGGTTATGGCAACAGTTCAATGCCAACTGTAAATGAGTTTGACTACACGTTTGATCGCATAGCCGAGATCGTAGAGAAGTTCATCGCCGCGATCGATCTGAAAAATTACAGTCTCTATGTCATGGACTATGGCGCACCTGTTGGCTATCGTATTGCTACAAAATATCCAGAGCGTGTACAAGCCTTGATCGTGCAAAATGGCAATGCCTACGAGGAAGGGCTGCGCGAATTCTGGGAGCCGATTAAGGCATACTGGCACGATCGCTCCTCTGAAAATGCTGACAAACTCGGACACCTTTTCACCCTGGAAGCAACGAAGTGGCAATACACTAACGGCGTTCGCAATCTAGAGAAAATCAGCCCGGATACCTGGACTATAGATCAACTTTTCCTCGATCGCCCTGGAAACAAAGAGATTCAACTAGCTCTGTTTTATAGCTATGGCACGAATCCACCCCTATACCCGCAATGGCAAGAGTATTTCCGCCAATATCAGCCACCGACCCTGATAGTTTGGGGCAAGAACGATTACATCTTCCCTGTTGAGGGTGCCTATCCTTACCAGCGCGACCTGAAAGATGTCGAGTTGCATCTACTCGATACAGGACATTTCGCCCTGGAGGAAGAGGGAGAGACAATCGCAAACTACATCCGTCAATTTTTTGGAGCACGACTGCAGCCCATTCTTGCCTAA
- a CDS encoding WG repeat-containing protein, with the protein MPRVRVRNAALAVATVAVATVIFFLGHRSGGDRDGNAAPAATETYDRMVASGRPTLIDFYADWCLGCQMNAPVVEDLEQHLAEQINVLRVDVDKPENASFVRRFHVEGIPHYVFLSSKGTTVDVKVGWLREAELRAAVDALVGLQSTHDRTDGLYGYIDRSGRMVIPPRFVLAGEFTNGEAFVLLGTKDALIERTGRVKRYLNPQETAALTTADLQPFELKGKWGFQRQDGKPGIPARFDEVTNFTKDRAGVRVGSKWGFIDRTGTLVIPLQFDEVQRFWAGRAAVHLGERWGFIDERGKVVIPIQFEQVGRFRKAEPLTAVRKEGLWGFLDAQGRWVVRPQFAAVETTTEGMSPVRQGKLWGFIDNSGRLSVPARYEQVGAFAEGFAWVFVQGKYAFVDRTGKQITGFLFDRVRPFSSDGIAPVEVKGRWGYIDRGGRFVLTPRFADATPFSQGLAAVRPAFNRRP; encoded by the coding sequence ATGCCCAGAGTTCGAGTCCGCAACGCTGCCCTGGCCGTTGCCACAGTGGCCGTGGCGACCGTTATTTTCTTTCTCGGACACCGCTCCGGTGGGGACCGGGACGGCAATGCGGCACCTGCAGCGACCGAAACATACGACCGAATGGTGGCCAGTGGCCGACCGACGCTCATCGACTTCTATGCGGACTGGTGCCTCGGCTGCCAGATGAATGCACCGGTGGTCGAAGACCTCGAACAGCACCTGGCTGAGCAAATCAATGTTCTGCGCGTCGATGTTGATAAGCCAGAAAACGCTTCCTTCGTCCGCCGCTTTCACGTGGAGGGTATTCCCCACTATGTTTTCCTCTCCAGCAAGGGAACCACGGTCGATGTCAAGGTGGGCTGGCTGCGAGAAGCGGAACTGCGCGCCGCCGTCGATGCCCTCGTCGGCCTGCAGTCTACCCATGACCGGACAGATGGACTGTACGGCTACATCGATCGTTCCGGTCGAATGGTCATCCCTCCCCGCTTTGTCCTGGCGGGTGAGTTCACGAACGGGGAGGCTTTCGTCCTGCTCGGTACCAAAGATGCGCTCATCGAGCGGACAGGGCGAGTCAAGCGCTACTTGAACCCGCAAGAAACCGCAGCTTTGACAACCGCAGATCTGCAGCCCTTCGAGTTAAAGGGCAAATGGGGCTTTCAGCGTCAGGACGGCAAACCCGGCATTCCTGCTCGCTTCGACGAAGTGACGAATTTCACCAAAGACCGGGCTGGAGTGAGAGTCGGCTCCAAGTGGGGTTTTATCGACAGGACCGGTACCCTGGTCATCCCGCTGCAGTTCGATGAAGTCCAGCGCTTTTGGGCAGGACGGGCGGCGGTGCACCTGGGTGAACGCTGGGGTTTTATCGATGAGCGTGGCAAAGTCGTCATCCCAATCCAATTTGAGCAGGTAGGCCGCTTTCGCAAAGCCGAACCGCTGACGGCGGTGCGCAAAGAGGGGTTGTGGGGGTTTCTCGATGCCCAGGGCCGCTGGGTAGTCAGGCCCCAGTTCGCAGCAGTGGAGACGACCACTGAAGGCATGAGCCCCGTGCGCCAGGGAAAATTATGGGGTTTTATCGACAACAGCGGCAGGCTGAGCGTCCCCGCACGCTACGAACAGGTTGGTGCCTTCGCGGAGGGATTCGCCTGGGTTTTTGTGCAGGGCAAGTATGCCTTTGTCGATCGGACAGGCAAACAGATTACTGGCTTTCTTTTCGACCGGGTGCGCCCATTCAGTAGCGATGGGATCGCCCCCGTCGAGGTCAAAGGACGCTGGGGCTACATCGATCGCGGGGGCCGCTTTGTGCTCACTCCCCGCTTCGCGGATGCGACGCCTTTTTCTCAGGGTCTGGCAGCAGTCAGGCCCGCGTTCAATCGCCGCCCGTAG
- a CDS encoding efflux RND transporter permease subunit: protein MATAFQGKTADDSSIRPKKSFLARWVYWALGQRLLALLALVVIVGVGINSLTRFPIDGLPDISNVQVQVITEAPALGPQEVEQLITFPLEIALTGMPRLTQLRSISKYGLSQITAVFEDGTDVYFARALINERLKGAENQLPAGAEQPVLGPVSTGLGEIYIFELRGGSRYTPMELRTLMDWTVIPRLKSVKGVAEINPMGGFVKQYQVRLDPERMLGYGITPKKVFEALEANNANSGGGYATDAGGEQTIIRGEGLVVSTEDISDIIVDRSHGTPVYLRDVAEVAIGNQLRQGVITRDGTDGTVVATVLMRAGENANGVVKAVKARVAEIAKELPEGVKIVPHYDRTDLITAAIKTVTTNLVEGALLVTAILLLMLGNIPGALITALVIPLSMLLAITGMIVGGVSGNLMSLGAIDFGLLVDGAVFMVENIILRLSEERPAEGKERLAVIGAAAAEVAKPVAFAITIVTVVYIPIFGLSGVEGKLFQPMAFTVILALVASLVLTLSLVPLACYFAFAKKLPEERETLIVSWVRPPYEWAVERLMGKWLPISLLCGGIFAASLTLVPLLGSEFVPNLSEGSLVINMRRPPAASLDEGARQTKLVEKAVREFPEVVTAFSFTGHPELATDTNKSENSDVFVILKPQKEWKSAKTQPELVAKIEKRLKGVVPGVTVAYTQPIQQRVNELLSGDRLDIALRIFGPEINELDRIANRSAAIIKKVPGAADVRAETVRGLPVLNIKVDRARLAQNGINVREVLDTIEATRAGKIVGTIYEGRQRFSLAVKFDDASIDDLEDTRRLPVTSQDGRIVPLDAVVDITTDNGIAQISHREGERVITVGMNVRGRDLGSFVAAAQQAVDEQVKLPKGYRMVWGGQFENYQSALSRLQILVPLALALIFLLLYSSFGNLKPGILIFLNVPFSLVGGLVALWLRGMPLSVSAGVGFITLFGVAVLNGIVLVTTIRTMQQAEGLSAEKAALKGARERLRPILSAALLASIGFIPMATATSAGAEVQQPLASVVIGGLLTCTLFTLFALPVLYPVICGDPGGPNRPSLWERLRKFLPAPAEKPRSRPPQGDGSYTPPA, encoded by the coding sequence ATGGCGACGGCCTTCCAGGGCAAGACAGCGGACGATTCGAGTATTCGTCCCAAAAAAAGTTTTCTGGCGCGCTGGGTGTACTGGGCTCTGGGCCAGAGGCTACTGGCGCTATTGGCCCTTGTGGTGATCGTCGGCGTCGGCATCAATTCGCTCACCCGCTTTCCAATCGACGGCCTGCCGGACATCTCCAACGTCCAGGTGCAGGTGATCACAGAAGCGCCCGCCCTCGGTCCCCAGGAAGTCGAGCAGCTGATTACCTTTCCTCTAGAGATTGCCCTCACCGGTATGCCCCGGCTCACCCAGCTGAGATCCATCTCCAAGTATGGCCTCTCGCAGATCACGGCGGTCTTCGAGGACGGCACCGATGTGTATTTCGCCAGAGCCCTGATCAACGAGCGGCTCAAGGGGGCCGAGAACCAACTGCCTGCTGGGGCCGAACAGCCGGTGCTGGGGCCGGTGAGCACCGGATTGGGGGAGATCTATATTTTTGAATTGCGCGGCGGCAGCCGCTACACGCCGATGGAACTGCGCACCCTCATGGACTGGACGGTGATCCCCCGCCTCAAGTCGGTCAAGGGGGTGGCAGAAATCAACCCGATGGGCGGCTTTGTCAAGCAATACCAGGTCCGCCTCGACCCTGAGCGCATGTTGGGTTACGGCATTACGCCCAAAAAAGTCTTCGAGGCGCTCGAAGCGAACAACGCCAACTCCGGCGGCGGCTACGCCACCGACGCCGGGGGCGAGCAGACGATTATCCGGGGCGAAGGTCTGGTGGTGAGCACCGAAGATATCAGCGACATCATCGTCGATCGCAGTCACGGCACCCCCGTCTACCTGCGCGATGTGGCCGAAGTGGCGATCGGCAACCAGCTCAGACAGGGTGTAATCACCCGCGACGGCACCGACGGAACGGTGGTGGCGACAGTGCTGATGCGCGCCGGGGAGAACGCCAACGGCGTTGTAAAAGCGGTCAAGGCGCGGGTGGCCGAGATTGCCAAAGAATTGCCCGAAGGCGTCAAGATCGTTCCCCACTACGACCGCACCGACCTCATCACCGCCGCGATCAAGACCGTCACCACCAACCTGGTCGAAGGGGCGCTACTGGTGACGGCGATCTTGCTCTTGATGCTGGGCAATATTCCTGGAGCGCTGATCACTGCCCTGGTCATTCCCCTCTCGATGCTGCTCGCGATCACCGGCATGATTGTGGGTGGGGTGAGCGGCAACTTGATGAGCCTGGGGGCGATCGACTTTGGCCTCTTAGTCGATGGGGCGGTCTTTATGGTCGAGAACATCATCCTCAGGCTCTCAGAAGAACGGCCCGCCGAGGGCAAGGAGCGCCTGGCGGTGATTGGCGCGGCGGCAGCGGAGGTGGCCAAGCCCGTCGCCTTTGCGATCACGATCGTCACCGTCGTCTATATCCCGATTTTTGGCCTCTCGGGGGTGGAGGGCAAACTCTTCCAACCGATGGCCTTCACCGTTATCCTGGCCCTTGTCGCCTCGCTGGTGCTGACCCTCTCCCTGGTGCCCCTGGCCTGTTACTTTGCCTTTGCCAAGAAGCTCCCGGAGGAGCGCGAGACGCTCATCGTCTCCTGGGTGCGTCCTCCCTACGAGTGGGCTGTAGAGCGGCTGATGGGCAAGTGGCTGCCGATATCGCTGCTGTGTGGAGGAATCTTTGCTGCCTCCCTCACCCTGGTACCGCTTCTCGGTTCCGAGTTCGTTCCCAACCTCTCGGAGGGCTCGCTCGTCATCAACATGCGCCGCCCCCCCGCCGCCTCCCTCGACGAAGGGGCCCGCCAGACAAAGCTGGTCGAAAAAGCGGTCCGCGAGTTCCCGGAAGTGGTGACCGCCTTTTCTTTTACCGGCCATCCGGAACTGGCCACCGACACCAACAAGTCCGAGAACTCCGATGTCTTCGTGATTCTCAAGCCCCAAAAAGAATGGAAGAGCGCTAAGACCCAGCCGGAACTGGTGGCAAAGATCGAAAAGCGCCTCAAGGGCGTCGTGCCAGGAGTGACCGTCGCCTATACCCAGCCTATTCAGCAGCGGGTAAATGAACTGTTGTCCGGCGACCGGCTCGACATCGCCCTGCGCATCTTCGGCCCTGAAATCAACGAGCTGGACCGCATCGCCAACCGCTCCGCCGCGATCATCAAAAAAGTGCCGGGGGCGGCGGACGTGCGCGCCGAGACCGTGCGCGGCCTGCCGGTCCTCAATATCAAAGTCGATCGCGCCCGGCTTGCCCAGAACGGCATCAACGTGCGCGAGGTGCTCGACACGATCGAGGCGACCCGCGCCGGTAAGATCGTCGGCACGATCTACGAGGGCCGCCAGCGCTTCAGCCTGGCGGTCAAATTCGACGATGCGTCCATCGACGATCTCGAAGACACCCGCCGTCTGCCGGTCACCAGCCAGGATGGCCGGATCGTGCCCCTCGACGCGGTGGTCGATATCACCACCGACAACGGCATTGCCCAGATTTCTCACCGCGAGGGCGAGCGGGTGATCACCGTCGGCATGAACGTGCGGGGGCGAGATCTGGGCTCCTTCGTCGCTGCTGCCCAGCAGGCGGTCGATGAGCAGGTAAAACTGCCCAAGGGCTACCGGATGGTCTGGGGAGGACAGTTCGAGAATTACCAGTCCGCCCTCTCGCGGCTGCAGATCCTGGTGCCCCTTGCCCTGGCGCTGATCTTCCTGTTGCTTTACAGCAGCTTTGGCAACCTCAAGCCGGGCATCTTGATCTTCCTCAACGTGCCCTTCTCGCTGGTGGGTGGCCTGGTCGCCCTCTGGCTGCGCGGGATGCCGCTTTCGGTTTCGGCGGGCGTCGGCTTTATCACCCTGTTTGGCGTCGCCGTGCTCAACGGCATCGTTCTGGTGACGACGATCCGCACGATGCAGCAGGCAGAAGGGCTGAGCGCAGAAAAAGCAGCCCTCAAAGGTGCCCGTGAGCGCCTGCGGCCCATCCTCTCCGCAGCGCTCCTCGCCTCGATCGGTTTTATTCCGATGGCGACTGCTACCAGCGCCGGTGCCGAAGTACAGCAGCCCCTCGCCTCCGTCGTCATCGGTGGCCTGCTCACCTGCACCCTGTTTACCCTCTTTGCCCTGCCGGTCCTCTACCCGGTCATCTGCGGCGATCCGGGCGGACCGAACCGGCCCTCGCTCTGGGAGCGCCTGCGCAAGTTCCTGCCGGCACCTGCCGAGAAGCCCCGTTCCCGACCGCCCCAGGGCGACGGTTCCTACACTCCTCCTGCCTGA
- a CDS encoding IS3 family transposase (programmed frameshift): MKKSRFTTEQIIAILGEGQAGANVAELCRRHGISEQTYYRWKAKYGGMEISEAQRLKDLEAENRKLKQIVADQALDLHALKAVLFKKILTPAAKRQAAAYLQADLQVSQRRACRLLGLHRSTARLVGHRTEDPVLLARLKQLAAERPRYGYRRLTLLLRREGRLVNAKKIYRLCTKEGLLVRPKKRKPRFRPSGRPEAPALERPNQLWSLDFVEDALADGRKLRTLTIIDVYSRECPQIEVDTSLPSARVVRVLETLAAQRQLPERLLVDNGPEFVCRALAEWATRRGVLIAFTRPGKPTDKPHIESFNGKFRDECLNAHYFLSVPDARRIVEAWRLDYNHYRPHSALAGATPMEFLQQVNAIAAPLSPQRHPPVR; encoded by the exons ATGAAGAAAAGCCGTTTCACGACTGAACAGATCATTGCCATCCTGGGTGAGGGGCAGGCCGGTGCTAACGTGGCAGAGCTATGCCGCAGACACGGTATCAGCGAGCAGACCTACTATCGCTGGAAGGCCAAGTACGGTGGAATGGAAATCTCTGAAGCTCAGCGCCTGAAGGATCTCGAAGCAGAAAACCGCAAACTCAAGCAGATCGTCGCCGACCAAGCTCTCGACCTTCATGCCCTCAAGGCGGTGCTGT TCAAAAAAATTCTAACCCCAGCAGCCAAACGCCAGGCTGCCGCCTACCTGCAAGCCGACCTGCAGGTTTCCCAGAGGCGAGCCTGTCGGTTGCTGGGGTTGCACCGCTCCACCGCCCGGTTAGTCGGTCATCGCACTGAAGATCCCGTGTTGCTAGCACGGCTGAAGCAGTTGGCTGCCGAACGTCCGCGTTATGGCTATCGACGGCTGACACTGCTGCTGAGAAGGGAAGGCAGGCTGGTCAACGCCAAGAAAATCTACCGACTGTGCACCAAGGAGGGATTGCTGGTGCGCCCAAAAAAGCGTAAACCCCGCTTCCGACCGTCTGGGAGGCCGGAAGCACCGGCTTTAGAACGCCCTAACCAGCTATGGAGCCTGGACTTTGTCGAGGATGCCCTGGCCGACGGACGCAAACTGCGGACCTTGACGATCATCGATGTCTACAGCCGGGAGTGCCCACAAATTGAAGTCGATACCTCCCTGCCCTCAGCGCGGGTGGTGCGGGTGCTGGAAACCCTGGCGGCCCAGCGGCAGTTGCCGGAACGATTGCTGGTTGATAATGGGCCGGAGTTCGTCTGTCGAGCACTGGCGGAGTGGGCAACGCGGCGTGGGGTGCTCATCGCCTTCACTCGTCCGGGCAAGCCAACGGACAAGCCGCACATCGAGAGCTTTAATGGGAAATTTCGGGATGAATGTCTTAATGCCCACTACTTCTTGAGCGTGCCGGATGCCAGACGAATCGTCGAGGCTTGGCGGCTGGATTACAATCACTACCGTCCGCACAGTGCCCTGGCAGGAGCAACGCCGATGGAGTTTTTGCAACAGGTGAATGCCATCGCGGCTCCGCTGTCGCCGCAACGGCATCCACCTGTACGATAA